One segment of Hydrogenothermus marinus DNA contains the following:
- a CDS encoding SPOR domain-containing protein: protein MEDIKDTLKKLEEEKKKQEKTERLIILLIGIFVALIFAVIGINIYYTSSDNTVSEPKVVIEDNNELKNNTVEKVIPRNDLNQDNTTKQIDNEVQKTDNAKEKTNNLQVEKNISKNKVADKTPPQQNKAKQNVKQEKLTKSTNFKQKIAKNKIATKPKLVYTVQVGAFSSKERAKRYLKSIGKPGMIIEEGKIYRVVIGKFKTYKDAAQYMKKYKLKGFIRKIKIN from the coding sequence CAGAAAGATTAATAATTTTATTAATTGGTATATTTGTAGCTTTAATTTTTGCTGTAATAGGAATAAATATATATTATACTAGCTCTGATAATACTGTTTCTGAACCAAAGGTTGTTATAGAAGATAATAATGAACTAAAAAATAATACTGTAGAAAAAGTAATCCCAAGGAATGATTTAAATCAAGACAATACAACAAAACAAATAGATAATGAAGTACAAAAAACAGATAATGCTAAAGAAAAAACTAATAACTTACAAGTTGAAAAAAATATATCAAAAAATAAAGTAGCTGATAAAACTCCTCCTCAACAAAATAAAGCAAAACAAAATGTAAAACAAGAAAAATTAACTAAATCTACGAATTTTAAACAAAAAATTGCTAAAAATAAAATTGCTACAAAACCAAAACTTGTTTATACAGTTCAAGTTGGAGCATTTAGCTCCAAAGAAAGAGCAAAAAGATATTTAAAATCCATAGGGAAACCGGGAATGATTATAGAAGAAGGAAAAATATATAGAGTAGTAATTGGTAAATTTAAAACATATAAAGATGCTGCTCAATATATGAAAAAATATAAATTAAAAGGTTTTATAAGAAAAATAAAAATCAACTAA
- a CDS encoding Trm112 family protein → MIDKKLLEILACPKCKKELVYNKEKKILICNNCKVYYEIIDNIPILLIEKAKPLS, encoded by the coding sequence ATGATAGATAAAAAATTATTGGAAATTTTAGCCTGTCCTAAATGTAAAAAAGAACTTGTTTATAATAAAGAAAAAAAGATTTTAATCTGCAATAACTGTAAAGTTTATTATGAGATAATAGATAATATTCCTATTCTTTTAATAGAAAAGGCAAAACCTTTAAGTTAG
- a CDS encoding thiamine phosphate synthase, with translation MKNNLHKFYAITDRKKYKIPFENQIKLLLDKGIRMFQLREKDLSSGELLNLAEKMKRILEKYNGSLFINDRVDVALLVEADGVHLPENSFPVSKIKTKFPHLIVGKSCHSIECAIKAQEEGADYIIFSPIFYVEGKGKPQGIKKLKEVVERVNIPVYALGGINKSNINQVLDTGVYGIAGIRTFLY, from the coding sequence ATGAAGAATAATTTACATAAATTTTATGCAATTACAGATAGAAAAAAATATAAAATTCCTTTTGAAAATCAGATTAAGCTTTTATTAGATAAAGGTATTAGAATGTTTCAACTTAGAGAGAAAGATTTATCATCTGGAGAACTTTTAAATCTTGCAGAAAAGATGAAAAGAATTTTAGAAAAATATAATGGATCTTTATTTATAAATGATAGGGTTGATGTAGCATTATTAGTAGAAGCAGATGGAGTCCATTTACCTGAAAACTCATTCCCTGTTTCTAAAATAAAAACTAAATTTCCCCATTTAATAGTAGGTAAATCTTGTCATAGTATAGAATGTGCTATAAAAGCTCAAGAAGAAGGTGCAGATTATATAATCTTTTCTCCTATTTTTTATGTAGAAGGAAAAGGAAAACCTCAAGGAATTAAAAAGTTAAAAGAGGTAGTAGAGAGGGTAAATATTCCTGTGTATGCTCTTGGAGGTATAAATAAATCAAATATTAACCAGGTTTTGGATACAGGAGTTTATGGAATAGCTGGAATTAGGACTTTTTTGTATTAA